One Desulfosalsimonas propionicica genomic window carries:
- a CDS encoding haloalkane dehalogenase, with translation MVLSEQHYTKKTIQVLGRNMAYVDEGQGDPIVFLHGNPTSSYLWRNVIPFVTPLGRCIAPDLIGMGDSEKLEESGPGAYRFVEHRRFLDEFLAQMGIDQNVVFVIHDWGSALGFDWSRRHPESVRAIVYMEAIVQPLNWSDWPDSARNMFKRLRSEQGEEIVLKNNAFVEKILPASIQRNLSPAEMAEYRRPFFNPGEDRRPTLTWPREIPIYGDPPDVVEIVSDYGKWLETASVPKLFINANPGMILTGGQREYCRSWPEQQEVTVKGLHFIQEDSPEAIGEAIAGFLKK, from the coding sequence ATGGTTTTGTCGGAACAGCATTACACCAAAAAAACAATCCAGGTTTTGGGCCGCAACATGGCCTATGTGGACGAGGGGCAGGGCGATCCGATCGTGTTTCTGCACGGAAATCCCACCTCGTCGTATTTGTGGCGCAACGTGATTCCCTTTGTGACGCCTTTGGGCAGATGCATTGCCCCGGATCTGATCGGAATGGGCGATTCGGAAAAGCTGGAGGAGTCAGGACCGGGCGCCTACCGGTTTGTTGAACACCGCAGATTTCTCGATGAATTTCTGGCGCAAATGGGAATTGATCAAAACGTGGTTTTTGTGATCCATGACTGGGGCTCTGCCCTGGGCTTTGACTGGAGCCGCCGGCATCCAGAAAGTGTGCGGGCAATCGTTTACATGGAAGCCATTGTCCAACCCCTGAACTGGTCGGACTGGCCGGATAGTGCCCGGAACATGTTCAAGCGGTTACGGTCTGAGCAGGGAGAGGAAATTGTTTTGAAAAACAACGCATTTGTGGAAAAAATTCTTCCCGCCTCCATCCAGCGCAATCTGAGCCCGGCAGAAATGGCCGAATACCGCCGCCCCTTTTTCAACCCGGGCGAGGACAGACGCCCGACGCTGACCTGGCCAAGAGAAATCCCTATATACGGCGATCCTCCGGATGTGGTCGAAATTGTCTCGGATTACGGCAAATGGCTGGAGACCGCCAGTGTGCCAAAGCTTTTTATCAATGCAAATCCCGGGATGATACTCACCGGCGGGCAGCGGGAATACTGCCGTTCATGGCCCGAGCAGCAGGAGGTTACAGTCAAGGGGCTTCATTTTATCCAGGAAGATTCGCCGGAAGCTATCGGAGAAGCCATTGCCGGGTTTCTCAAAAAATAA
- a CDS encoding glutamine amidotransferase, with amino-acid sequence MDMKKLCIIKLGTTYADMKARFGDFEYWTQNGLDAPGAFVRIVDAKNGQGLPAPEKCAGAVLTGSHAMATDEAQWSVGTENWLKEMLHAGVPVLGICYGHHLLARAAGGKAGYHPQGREVGTVELRVFPGTAGSDPLFSAVPQRFFAHATHSQTVLKLPPGAVHLAQSDHDPYHAFRIGSRAWGVQFHPEFSADIMRAYIQKQARELIQEGQNPDRLVQTVAPTPEAAAILSAFARLC; translated from the coding sequence ATGGACATGAAAAAACTCTGCATCATAAAGCTGGGTACCACGTATGCGGACATGAAGGCCCGGTTCGGGGATTTTGAATACTGGACCCAAAACGGTCTGGATGCGCCCGGGGCGTTTGTCCGCATTGTGGACGCCAAAAACGGCCAGGGGCTTCCGGCGCCGGAAAAATGCGCCGGTGCGGTGCTCACCGGCTCGCATGCCATGGCTACGGATGAAGCGCAATGGAGCGTTGGCACGGAAAACTGGCTAAAGGAGATGCTGCATGCCGGGGTCCCGGTTTTGGGCATCTGCTACGGCCATCATCTGCTGGCCCGGGCCGCGGGCGGCAAGGCCGGTTATCATCCGCAGGGCAGGGAAGTGGGCACGGTGGAACTCAGGGTTTTTCCCGGTACGGCCGGATCAGATCCGCTTTTTTCCGCAGTACCGCAGCGTTTTTTCGCCCATGCCACCCATTCCCAGACCGTGCTGAAATTGCCGCCAGGGGCGGTGCACCTGGCCCAAAGCGATCACGACCCGTATCACGCCTTCCGCATCGGGTCCCGTGCCTGGGGCGTGCAGTTTCACCCGGAATTTTCAGCTGATATCATGCGCGCCTATATCCAAAAACAGGCCCGGGAACTCATCCAGGAAGGCCAAAACCCGGACCGGCTTGTGCAGACCGTGGCCCCGACCCCGGAGGCCGCAGCCATCCTTTCAGCCTTTGCCCGCCTCTGTTGA
- a CDS encoding sigma 54-interacting transcriptional regulator, translating to MPIGADVRVVAATNRSLFEEVRQGNFREDLYWRLNVVPSVLPPLQNTQ from the coding sequence ATGCCCATCGGCGCTGACGTGCGCGTGGTGGCCGCCACCAACCGCAGCCTGTTTGAGGAGGTCAGACAGGGAAATTTCCGCGAGGACCTGTACTGGCGCTTAAACGTGGTCCCCAGTGTGCTGCCGCCCCTGCAAAACACGCAATAG
- a CDS encoding GAF domain-containing protein, with product MKILLRKNQELASILEVSRVLTSSFDLEQNLYAAMEILASKLEMQRGCVFLLDPVNAEIRIVAAYGLSRAEIRRGKYRIGEGIVGKVIESGQPMFVPNIGDAPGFLNKTHSRPRKNGISFLCIPVAIEKETFGVLTVDRIYAHRR from the coding sequence TTGAAGATATTGTTGCGCAAAAATCAGGAACTGGCCTCTATTCTGGAGGTCAGCCGGGTGCTGACCAGCTCCTTTGACCTGGAGCAGAACCTGTATGCGGCCATGGAAATTCTGGCATCAAAGCTTGAGATGCAGCGCGGATGCGTGTTTCTGCTTGATCCGGTAAATGCTGAAATCCGCATCGTGGCCGCCTACGGCTTAAGCCGGGCCGAGATCCGCCGGGGCAAGTATCGCATCGGCGAGGGCATCGTGGGGAAGGTCATCGAGTCGGGCCAGCCCATGTTTGTCCCCAACATCGGCGATGCCCCGGGATTTTTAAACAAGACCCATTCCCGGCCCCGGAAAAACGGCATTTCATTTTTGTGTATCCCGGTGGCCATTGAAAAGGAAACTTTCGGGGTGCTCACCGTGGACCGGATCTATGCCCATCGGCGCTGA
- a CDS encoding multidrug effflux MFS transporter, with product MTESIKSPEAGTEMPRTGFVESILLMVLLISLPALSIDTMLPVFPEIARDLNVQQANDIQLIIPALIFGLATGQLVFGPLSDSMGRKSVLTLSAFIFMAGCLLCFFSVGLPTMLAGRVVQGVGISGPRTVVLALIRDQYEGRAMARMMSIVMSVFIIIPAFAPLIGQGIALVAGWRAIFASLLALMLIALIWFARRQPETLLPRNRIAFSLREIAGAFVLVCSTRVTLGYTIMAGLVMGAFFGYLNSAQQIFQDVYGVGRLFSLFFAILSLSLGCASLLNSRIVMRHGMRTLTKRAMVGLFTLSMVYVGVICAMGGVSPLWMFMAFFMIIFFCVGILFGNLNAIAMKPLGQVAGTASAVVGSLSTLIAVPPGAFIGLCYNGTILPLMTGFAVLSLFSFAIMRWAETE from the coding sequence ATGACGGAAAGTATTAAATCCCCGGAAGCTGGAACAGAAATGCCCCGCACCGGGTTTGTCGAATCGATCCTGTTGATGGTGCTTTTGATCTCCCTGCCGGCGTTGTCGATCGACACCATGCTGCCGGTGTTTCCCGAAATCGCCAGGGACCTAAACGTGCAGCAAGCCAATGACATTCAGCTGATCATACCGGCGCTGATATTCGGTCTGGCAACAGGACAATTGGTCTTCGGTCCCCTGTCAGACAGCATGGGGCGCAAATCCGTGCTGACATTGAGTGCTTTTATTTTCATGGCGGGTTGCCTGCTTTGTTTTTTCAGCGTCGGATTACCGACCATGCTGGCCGGGCGGGTCGTGCAGGGGGTCGGAATATCCGGGCCGCGCACGGTTGTTCTCGCACTGATCCGGGATCAGTACGAGGGCCGGGCCATGGCAAGGATGATGTCGATCGTCATGTCAGTTTTCATTATCATACCGGCTTTTGCCCCCCTTATTGGGCAGGGGATCGCCTTGGTCGCCGGTTGGCGAGCCATCTTCGCATCGCTTCTCGCACTGATGCTCATCGCCTTGATCTGGTTTGCGCGGCGACAGCCGGAAACCTTGCTGCCACGCAATAGAATTGCTTTTTCTTTACGGGAAATCGCCGGGGCATTTGTCCTCGTCTGCAGTACGCGAGTGACGCTGGGCTATACAATCATGGCGGGCCTTGTAATGGGAGCGTTTTTCGGCTACCTCAATTCCGCCCAGCAGATCTTTCAGGATGTATATGGGGTCGGGCGCTTGTTTTCGCTTTTCTTTGCCATTCTATCGTTGTCCCTCGGCTGTGCGTCACTTCTCAATTCCCGCATCGTTATGCGCCATGGCATGCGGACCCTTACGAAACGGGCTATGGTGGGTCTTTTTACGCTGTCAATGGTTTATGTTGGTGTGATTTGCGCAATGGGCGGTGTTTCGCCATTATGGATGTTTATGGCCTTCTTTATGATCATCTTTTTCTGTGTTGGCATTTTATTCGGCAACCTGAATGCCATTGCAATGAAGCCGCTTGGGCAGGTAGCCGGGACAGCTTCAGCCGTGGTCGGGTCATTATCGACGCTTATAGCCGTGCCTCCCGGCGCATTTATCGGCCTGTGCTATAATGGCACTATATTGCCGTTAATGACTGGCTTTGCTGTTTTGAGCTTATTTTCATTTGCCATCATGAGGTGGGCCGAGACAGAATAA
- a CDS encoding ASKHA domain-containing protein, producing MTIEIPAPSTLSSRAMDKAPVFSPAEFTKGENNASAADSFGIAVDLGTTTIAIYLCNAAKREVIASMAMKNPQALYGDDTMSRIAFIGEETGNLERLQALVIRSIEWGMRSLLSRCRQALGLVSKMVCVGNPTMVHILAGVDPRPIGIPPYQPEFKDASSFIAGRLGFETIEGNVDTLPQVSGFIGGDILAGAQAVDFENQPDGTLLIDLGTNGELMLKTKNRIYAASCAIGPAFEGASLSCGMQAIAGAVNAVVIGADQKVSGFSVIGPEKGMKAKPAGLCGAGVISAVAQMFEKKIINPAGGFVSGKDRYDVIPANPDQDQSSVYISQKDIRSVQLGKSALISGIDLLLRKADLKKPVKIIIAGAFGSYLDRSDLLRIGMIPAIERDKIEAVGNAAGSGAVMALCDKRYIDQSIRMAAKIETIDLGSDSEFQDIFVHHLRFPESRQPISGQLI from the coding sequence ATGACCATTGAAATTCCGGCCCCATCAACGCTCTCATCCCGTGCCATGGACAAGGCCCCGGTCTTTTCCCCTGCCGAATTCACGAAAGGGGAAAACAATGCGTCCGCTGCCGATTCCTTCGGCATCGCTGTCGACCTGGGCACCACCACCATTGCAATTTATCTGTGCAATGCCGCAAAGCGTGAAGTCATTGCTTCCATGGCTATGAAGAATCCGCAGGCCCTCTACGGGGATGACACGATGAGTCGCATTGCCTTTATCGGTGAAGAAACCGGAAATCTCGAAAGACTTCAGGCGCTGGTTATCCGGAGCATTGAATGGGGGATGAGATCTCTCCTTTCCCGTTGCAGGCAAGCACTGGGCCTTGTTTCCAAAATGGTATGCGTGGGCAACCCTACCATGGTGCACATTCTCGCAGGGGTAGATCCCCGTCCCATTGGGATACCGCCGTATCAGCCGGAATTTAAAGACGCCTCGTCCTTTATTGCCGGTCGGCTGGGGTTTGAAACAATAGAAGGGAATGTAGATACGCTTCCCCAGGTGTCGGGCTTTATCGGTGGGGATATCCTTGCAGGCGCCCAGGCAGTTGATTTTGAAAATCAGCCTGACGGGACGCTGCTGATTGATCTGGGCACCAACGGTGAATTGATGCTCAAGACCAAAAATCGGATTTATGCCGCCTCCTGTGCTATTGGTCCCGCGTTCGAGGGGGCGTCTTTGTCCTGTGGCATGCAGGCCATTGCCGGTGCCGTCAATGCCGTTGTCATCGGAGCGGACCAGAAAGTATCCGGTTTTTCGGTAATTGGGCCTGAAAAAGGAATGAAGGCAAAACCCGCCGGCCTCTGTGGTGCCGGTGTGATCAGCGCAGTGGCCCAAATGTTTGAAAAAAAAATAATTAATCCGGCCGGCGGGTTTGTTTCCGGCAAGGACAGATATGATGTTATTCCGGCAAATCCCGATCAGGACCAATCGTCCGTTTACATCAGCCAGAAGGATATCCGGTCGGTGCAACTGGGAAAGTCCGCTTTGATCAGTGGCATAGACCTATTGCTGAGAAAGGCCGATTTGAAAAAACCCGTAAAAATCATTATCGCCGGAGCATTTGGGTCCTACCTCGACAGGTCGGATCTGCTCCGGATAGGAATGATACCGGCAATCGAGCGCGATAAAATTGAAGCAGTCGGAAATGCTGCCGGTTCCGGCGCTGTAATGGCACTTTGTGATAAACGCTACATAGACCAATCCATCCGGATGGCAGCAAAAATTGAAACCATTGATCTTGGAAGCGATAGCGAGTTTCAGGATATTTTTGTCCATCATTTGCGGTTCCCGGAATCCAGGCAGCCCATATCCGGGCAACTCATTTGA
- a CDS encoding MFS transporter: MEQNKKGLRRSIINLYGLPSFGFQLFVNMEVFFFAAFLTDYAKIPVAIAGTVLMVTSIFDIAWVPTAGVILEKSSMRWGRYRSWLLIGPPLASFFFVLQFFKIGDPVTNAILISIGFIVSHLIWNIFYAAHIAMNNSMTMVREDRISMASNRGMFNALGAIGFSLLGAKSIQVLGGGENPALGSTLTVIISAILMILCYWTLFVMTKEYAYHPPASGEAAEKDKMSIGEMLKQIVLNPPLIGLMLAELGRYLGRFVIFGMAFYYFKYVLSNLAVISIFFTGLNIVCFFGAIATAPLAKKFGERNIYILSLALFITGLLAVWALPMNYVSFMIVMFVAYLGYGMPDALGVAMYSATVDYGEWKTGKNARGFIMSLISFPIKTAIFVRSVVITVVLASAGYVVDMAPTPELISGIKTGIALVPALFIGAGLLIILLLYRITPEKQEQMQNEIAMRATPYTTGSAQSPEGMKDALKS; encoded by the coding sequence ATGGAACAGAACAAGAAAGGCCTTAGAAGGTCCATAATCAATCTCTACGGGTTGCCTTCATTTGGATTTCAACTCTTTGTGAACATGGAAGTATTTTTCTTTGCGGCATTTCTGACCGACTATGCAAAGATCCCCGTAGCCATTGCCGGCACCGTGCTCATGGTCACCAGCATCTTTGATATTGCCTGGGTGCCTACGGCCGGTGTGATCCTCGAAAAAAGCAGCATGCGCTGGGGCCGGTACCGCTCCTGGCTCCTGATCGGCCCGCCGCTGGCTTCTTTTTTCTTTGTTCTTCAGTTTTTTAAAATCGGTGATCCCGTCACGAACGCCATTCTGATTTCCATCGGCTTTATTGTTTCCCATCTGATCTGGAACATCTTTTATGCCGCCCATATCGCCATGAACAACTCCATGACCATGGTACGTGAAGACCGGATCTCAATGGCTTCCAACCGGGGAATGTTCAATGCCCTTGGTGCAATCGGCTTTTCCCTGCTTGGCGCAAAGTCCATTCAGGTGCTGGGAGGAGGAGAAAATCCGGCTTTGGGAAGCACCCTGACGGTGATCATTTCGGCCATCCTGATGATTCTTTGCTACTGGACACTCTTTGTCATGACAAAAGAGTATGCCTACCACCCCCCGGCTTCCGGGGAAGCGGCGGAGAAAGATAAAATGAGCATCGGTGAAATGCTCAAACAGATCGTTCTGAACCCTCCCCTGATCGGTTTGATGCTGGCGGAACTCGGCCGCTATCTGGGCCGGTTCGTCATCTTCGGCATGGCGTTTTACTACTTCAAATACGTGCTCAGCAATCTGGCTGTGATCTCCATCTTTTTTACCGGTCTTAACATCGTCTGTTTTTTCGGTGCAATTGCCACGGCCCCTCTGGCCAAAAAATTCGGGGAACGAAACATCTATATTCTCTCACTGGCCCTTTTTATAACCGGGTTGTTGGCCGTATGGGCCCTGCCGATGAATTACGTCTCCTTTATGATCGTGATGTTTGTCGCCTACCTCGGCTACGGTATGCCCGATGCCCTGGGCGTTGCCATGTATTCAGCCACAGTCGATTACGGGGAATGGAAAACAGGTAAAAACGCCCGTGGATTCATCATGTCCCTGATCAGCTTCCCTATCAAAACCGCCATATTTGTCAGAAGCGTTGTGATTACCGTTGTACTGGCATCTGCCGGGTACGTGGTGGACATGGCGCCAACACCGGAACTGATTTCCGGCATCAAAACCGGAATCGCGCTGGTGCCTGCCCTGTTTATCGGTGCCGGCTTGTTGATTATTCTGCTGCTTTACCGGATCACGCCGGAAAAACAGGAACAAATGCAAAACGAAATTGCAATGCGGGCAACGCCTTACACCACCGGCAGTGCTCAGTCCCCGGAAGGCATGAAAGACGCGCTTAAATCGTGA
- a CDS encoding DcaP family trimeric outer membrane transporter, whose protein sequence is MPEKASAFSLEVKNTQVTLGGYAKLLGNYDINGTLNNNRDHPTDGDIINAYDTPLDGTYYADKEDFSMTARESRLYLKTVTPSDIGQITAYVEGDFNGDVGGSGTWSNSRAFRLRHAYGKATFGNNSILAGQCWTTFMDFAAAVPVMDLSGDPGQPFVRQPQVRFTHSFDKGHYLALAIENPDRGLTANGNGPLIANPGNSNETLPDVIVKYFWSIKNFHLSPKLLIRRFELNDESTVAYGASLTSHIEFGKGHKIYLGLTYGDGVGRYGGLGLNGGAGLTASGEIETVEFSSINAGVTINLRHDLAWTVGCGFSKNDDKAYTGSDAVLTANANKEAFGWHTNLKWKITPTIEYAAGVIGMSQEVMDGRDGDMYRVQNYIKYTF, encoded by the coding sequence GTGCCCGAAAAAGCATCTGCCTTCAGCCTGGAAGTCAAAAATACGCAGGTGACGCTGGGTGGGTACGCAAAACTTCTGGGCAACTATGACATCAACGGGACACTGAACAACAACAGGGACCACCCAACGGACGGCGATATTATCAATGCCTACGATACGCCTCTGGACGGCACGTACTATGCCGACAAGGAAGATTTCAGCATGACCGCCAGGGAAAGCCGGCTTTATCTGAAAACAGTGACCCCGAGCGATATCGGTCAGATCACCGCCTACGTGGAAGGAGATTTCAATGGAGATGTCGGCGGCTCCGGCACCTGGTCCAACAGCAGAGCATTTAGATTGCGGCACGCATACGGAAAGGCAACCTTTGGAAATAACAGCATTCTGGCTGGCCAGTGTTGGACAACTTTCATGGACTTTGCGGCTGCCGTCCCTGTAATGGATCTTTCCGGCGACCCCGGCCAACCCTTTGTTCGGCAGCCCCAGGTGCGGTTTACGCACAGTTTTGACAAAGGTCATTACCTGGCCCTGGCCATTGAAAACCCGGACCGCGGGTTAACGGCAAACGGCAACGGTCCGCTCATTGCCAACCCGGGCAATTCAAATGAAACCCTGCCGGATGTCATTGTCAAGTATTTCTGGAGCATCAAGAATTTTCATCTTTCCCCCAAGCTGCTGATCCGGCGTTTTGAATTAAATGATGAAAGCACGGTGGCTTACGGCGCCTCTCTGACCTCGCACATCGAGTTCGGAAAAGGCCACAAAATCTATCTCGGACTGACTTACGGAGATGGTGTCGGCCGGTACGGGGGGCTGGGGCTCAACGGCGGCGCCGGACTAACCGCCAGCGGTGAGATTGAAACCGTCGAATTTAGCAGTATCAACGCGGGTGTGACGATTAATTTGCGGCACGACCTGGCCTGGACGGTGGGGTGCGGATTTTCGAAAAATGATGACAAGGCCTACACTGGCTCGGACGCGGTTCTCACCGCCAATGCCAACAAGGAAGCATTTGGCTGGCACACCAACCTGAAATGGAAAATCACCCCGACCATTGAATACGCCGCCGGCGTCATCGGAATGTCTCAGGAAGTCATGGACGGTCGCGACGGAGATATGTATCGCGTTCAGAATTACATAAAATACACTTTTTAA
- a CDS encoding MFS transporter, whose product MNDPRHYLDNEKMSRLQITVVAITIMLNAIDGFDVLSISFAAPGIANEWGIPRASLGVVMAMELIGMAIGSFFLGGVADKFGRRPTVLGCLITMSAGMFLVTTATSAIQLSVWRIMVGLGIGGILSCVNAVVAEFSNIQRRGMCISLMVIGYPLGGTFGGMIASHLLQAHDWRAIFYFGAAVTGILVPVVYFLVPESVHWLVNKRPKGALEKINAGLARMKFPAIEKLPERQETERKKPLSSIFSRSIFPVTLILTMAYFLHITTFYFILKWSPKVVADMGFSPALAGGVLVWASMGGALGGAAFGWLTTRISLKKLTVLIMVLTSVFVSVFGRTGADLSQIKLLAAFAGFFANAGISGLYSLLAVAFPTDVRATGTGFVIGVGRAGAVLSPILAGVFLQFGAKLPSVALAMSLGSLLAALLIFFPKTLSANHEAAGKTV is encoded by the coding sequence ATGAATGATCCCAGGCATTATCTCGACAATGAAAAAATGAGCCGTCTTCAGATCACTGTGGTCGCCATCACGATCATGCTCAATGCCATTGACGGGTTCGACGTCTTGTCCATCAGTTTTGCCGCACCGGGTATTGCCAATGAGTGGGGCATTCCCCGGGCTAGTTTGGGTGTTGTCATGGCTATGGAACTGATCGGTATGGCCATTGGCTCCTTTTTCCTCGGCGGGGTGGCCGACAAGTTCGGCAGGCGGCCCACAGTTCTGGGCTGCCTGATTACCATGTCCGCAGGGATGTTCCTGGTGACCACTGCCACCAGTGCCATACAATTGTCTGTCTGGCGGATCATGGTGGGCCTTGGTATCGGCGGCATTCTGTCTTGTGTCAATGCGGTGGTGGCGGAATTTTCCAATATACAACGTCGGGGGATGTGCATTTCATTGATGGTCATCGGCTACCCTTTAGGCGGCACTTTCGGGGGCATGATCGCCTCCCACCTGCTCCAGGCCCACGACTGGCGGGCCATATTCTACTTCGGTGCTGCGGTAACCGGTATCCTGGTGCCTGTAGTATACTTCCTCGTGCCCGAATCCGTGCACTGGCTGGTGAATAAGCGGCCCAAGGGGGCATTGGAAAAGATCAATGCCGGACTGGCAAGAATGAAGTTCCCGGCCATTGAAAAACTGCCCGAAAGACAGGAGACGGAGAGGAAAAAGCCCCTTTCCAGCATTTTCTCCCGGTCCATTTTTCCGGTGACCCTGATTCTGACCATGGCCTATTTTCTGCATATCACCACCTTTTACTTCATTCTCAAGTGGTCTCCCAAGGTTGTGGCCGACATGGGGTTTTCTCCTGCCCTTGCCGGCGGTGTACTGGTTTGGGCCAGTATGGGCGGAGCCCTTGGCGGGGCAGCTTTCGGGTGGCTGACCACACGGATCTCATTGAAAAAGCTAACCGTGCTGATCATGGTGCTCACATCAGTATTTGTGTCTGTATTCGGCCGGACCGGCGCGGATCTTTCCCAGATCAAGCTGTTGGCAGCGTTTGCGGGTTTTTTCGCAAATGCCGGCATTTCCGGTCTTTATTCGCTCCTTGCCGTTGCCTTCCCTACGGATGTCAGGGCCACAGGCACCGGGTTTGTCATCGGCGTTGGACGGGCCGGCGCGGTGCTCTCGCCTATCCTGGCCGGCGTTTTTTTACAATTCGGAGCGAAACTTCCCAGCGTTGCCCTGGCGATGAGCCTGGGATCCTTGCTGGCCGCCCTGCTGATCTTTTTTCCAAAGACGCTTTCGGCCAACCATGAGGCTGCCGGCAAAACGGTATGA
- a CDS encoding methyltetrahydrofolate cobalamin methyltransferase, which produces MIIIGEKINGAIPSVSEAIANKDGDFIKDLARKQADAGAHFIDVCASTEVAVELETMKWLIDLVQEATEVPIAVDSPSAQICAESIQLCNKPGLVNSVSMEGDKIEVIFPEIAGTEWEVVALLSDDEGIPQTEERRMQVFADIMEKAEKYGIDPSRLHVDPLVEMLCTSEDGINTVLQVIRNMKAQYPSIHVTGGASNISFNLPARKFVNQAFLVLAMGAGMDSAIINPLHKHMMGLIYATEALKGNDEYCIEYINAYRERFFGPVK; this is translated from the coding sequence GTGATTATTATCGGAGAAAAAATAAACGGGGCGATTCCTTCTGTTTCAGAGGCAATCGCGAACAAAGACGGCGATTTTATAAAGGACCTGGCCAGAAAGCAGGCCGATGCCGGGGCTCATTTCATTGATGTCTGCGCATCCACCGAGGTGGCTGTGGAGCTTGAAACCATGAAGTGGCTGATCGACCTGGTTCAGGAGGCAACGGAGGTCCCCATTGCCGTGGACAGTCCCAGCGCGCAGATCTGTGCTGAATCCATCCAGCTGTGCAACAAGCCCGGCCTGGTCAACTCCGTGTCCATGGAAGGCGATAAAATCGAGGTCATCTTTCCTGAAATCGCCGGGACCGAATGGGAAGTTGTCGCTCTTTTAAGCGATGACGAAGGCATCCCCCAAACCGAAGAACGGCGCATGCAGGTGTTTGCCGACATCATGGAAAAAGCGGAAAAATACGGCATCGATCCCTCGCGCCTTCACGTCGATCCCCTTGTAGAGATGCTGTGCACATCCGAGGACGGTATCAACACGGTGCTGCAAGTCATAAGAAACATGAAAGCACAATACCCGTCCATTCACGTTACAGGCGGTGCGAGCAATATCTCGTTTAACCTGCCAGCCAGAAAATTTGTCAACCAGGCATTTCTTGTCCTTGCCATGGGAGCCGGTATGGACAGCGCTATTATTAACCCGCTGCACAAACACATGATGGGACTGATCTATGCCACGGAAGCCCTGAAAGGCAATGACGAGTACTGCATTGAATACATCAATGCCTACAGGGAAAGGTTTTTCGGGCCTGTAAAATAG
- a CDS encoding corrinoid protein, which produces MSKIEEVKSNVEAGKTKLIQGLVREALDEGYAAGDILQAMIDAMGTVGDKFSAGTIFVPEMLIAAKAMSLGVGVLKPHMAETSSVSLGTCIIGTVQGDLHDIGKNLVTMMLESAGFTMIDLGVDVSPEKFIQAVKDNENVKLVACSGLLSTTMPALQSTVAALKESGLTGFKTMVGGAPVTQEFADKIGADAYAPDAGSAAVKAKKLVAAT; this is translated from the coding sequence ATGTCTAAAATCGAAGAAGTCAAATCGAACGTGGAAGCAGGCAAAACCAAACTCATACAGGGACTGGTCCGGGAAGCCCTGGACGAAGGCTATGCCGCCGGGGATATTCTCCAGGCGATGATCGACGCCATGGGAACAGTGGGCGATAAATTTTCAGCCGGTACCATTTTTGTGCCGGAAATGCTCATCGCCGCCAAGGCCATGTCGCTGGGCGTGGGCGTTCTCAAACCCCACATGGCCGAAACGTCCTCTGTCTCCCTTGGCACCTGCATTATCGGAACCGTTCAGGGCGATCTGCACGATATCGGTAAAAACCTGGTAACCATGATGCTGGAAAGCGCCGGGTTTACCATGATCGATCTGGGTGTAGATGTGTCGCCGGAAAAATTCATCCAGGCTGTCAAGGATAATGAGAATGTCAAGCTGGTTGCATGCTCCGGCCTTCTGTCGACGACTATGCCGGCATTGCAGTCCACGGTTGCAGCGCTTAAGGAAAGCGGGCTGACCGGATTTAAGACCATGGTCGGCGGTGCACCGGTCACCCAGGAGTTCGCAGATAAAATCGGTGCGGATGCCTATGCACCGGATGCCGGCAGCGCGGCCGTCAAGGCCAAAAAACTGGTTGCCGCTACATAA